CAGTGAAGGCTTTGCAGCTTCTACTGCTTGTGCTACGGTTTTATCCTTATTAACAGCGATAGGAGTCCATACAGAATTACCAAAATCAAAGTTAGGAGCTAAGCTTCCCCAAGGATCCAGCTTTAGGTTGACACCTGTCTGGTATGCAACATCAACATCTTCCAGTCTCTGGAAGCAGCTTTCGAACCAAGACGGATCATCTCTTAATTCTGTATCACCACCATGCCAATTCATGAACTCTTCAAAGATTTGTAATACCTTACCTGGCTCCTGAACACCAACAGGGATGAAATACCAGTTACCTGATACAGGGCTGTAAATCTTACCATCCCCTCTAGGACCCTGAGGATAAGGAACTACACGATATTCGAAAGGCAATTCAGCGCCTTCCGCAACAGCAGCATCTGCCTCCTGCTTTAATGACCATGCCTGAGCGGTCCAGAACATAACCTTACCATCGGACCATGCTAACAGGTTATCATTCCAGTCATCCGGATTCCATGGACGAGCAGATTTATCTACATTGTATATACGGTTGATAAACTCAAGTACCTCTGTTACAGCGGGAGAGCTTAAGCCTTCTGTACTTTCTCCTGCTATCGTACCACCATTGTTCATAACCAGACCATTTACTAAATCAGTGAATATACCACCGTAGCCATACACATCGACTGTTCCGTTTCCATCTGTATCCTTGGTTCCTGCCAATGTATACTCAGCGAATTTATCCCAAGTCCATTCACCTTTCGCGAACAACTCCTGCGGATCCTCTAAGCCTAAGGATTCCACCATGGTAGAGTTATAACCTAAGTAAATACCGGTCACCGGTAAGCCCTGCTCTGTAAATAGATAAGTACCGCCAAGAGCATCAAGGGGTTTAAGCACTTTCTGCTCACCGAATAAATCTAGGCCTTCGGGTGCAATTGCGGTTAAGTCCTGAGCCAAACCATTAACAACTGCAGGAATACCAAACTGTAAGTCAGATAAGTAAATATCACACTCCGGTGTACCGGCAGCAATAGAAGTATTAATACTTTCAATGATGCCATCCCAACCTAAGTTAACGTACTCAATACGGCAATTATATTTTTCTTCAATTCTTCGTATATTATCAAGCTTCATCTGTGCTGTCTCAGCATTAGTCATACCAGGATCTTCACTAATATCCTTATGGGCACTAGTGTAGAAATAATCCCACCAAATACCGACTTTAATCGTTCTTCCGCCAAAATCGAATGCGGGATACTTATCTTCAACCGGTGCGGTTGTCGGAGTTGCCTCTGCAATCTCTTCTGTTTCATCTTCTGCTTCTTCAACTGGAGCAGTTGTAGGGGTTGTTTCTGTTACTGTGTTTGTTGTCTCTTCTTTTTTGCCACATGCTACAAGGGAAATTACCATAACAAGTGTCAGTAAAAGAGCAAATAACTTTTTACTTAATCCTTTCATTTGAGTTCTCCTCCTCTTATTATTTTCTTTATTTTAGGTCAGCTCAGAACGAGGGTTATCCAACGATACCACTACGCTCCACACCTTCCATAAAATACTTCTGTAATATAAGATAAATCACTAAAATTGGCAGCAGGACCAAAATGACTCCTGCATACACATAAAGCTGAGCTACCATCGGATCCTTCACTTCATCCAGGAACGAAACCGTTGCTGATAGTGTAGAAAGCCGGAAGGTGATATTTCTTGACGACGGTATGGAAAAGAGTCTGGAATAAAACATGTCATTATACTGCCAAACCATGGAAAATACGGTTACTGTAACAACGGATGGAATCGCATTAACCAGCATTATCCTGGAGTATGTATAAAACATTCCTGCTCCATCAATAAAGGCCGCCTCTTCAATCTCCTTCGGAAGCCCTCGGAAAAATTGACGGAAAATATAAATAAATAATCCTGAACGTAATCCCACTCCGAATAACGTCATGAGTATCATCGGTGTTTCAGAAGATAACAGATTCGCCTTACTTCCCGTAAAAAGACTCACCAGTCCAAGCATATCCCAATTACGGAAATGCTGATATAACGGTAGCATGACAGTATGAGTAGGTAATACAATGGTAATAATTACACAACCGAACAGCAGCCTCTTAAAAGGAAATTCAAATCTCGCAAAACCATATCCAGCCATGGATGTAATAAGAATTTGAATTAGTGTTAATCCGATGGTATATAGCAATGTCCAGCCCAGGGTCTTCCAATATCCCAAACGCATAAAGGATAAGCTGTAGTTTTCCAAAGTAGGCTTTAATGGGAATAGAAATACACTGGGATTATAAACATCCGTCGGCGAAAAAAACGAGCTACTGATCATACTGACCAATGGACCTAATATGATATAGGATATCCCCAGTAGGATTAAAAATCGAAATACGGAAAAGAGGA
The nucleotide sequence above comes from Variimorphobacter saccharofermentans. Encoded proteins:
- a CDS encoding ABC transporter substrate-binding protein, which produces MKGLSKKLFALLLTLVMVISLVACGKKEETTNTVTETTPTTAPVEEAEDETEEIAEATPTTAPVEDKYPAFDFGGRTIKVGIWWDYFYTSAHKDISEDPGMTNAETAQMKLDNIRRIEEKYNCRIEYVNLGWDGIIESINTSIAAGTPECDIYLSDLQFGIPAVVNGLAQDLTAIAPEGLDLFGEQKVLKPLDALGGTYLFTEQGLPVTGIYLGYNSTMVESLGLEDPQELFAKGEWTWDKFAEYTLAGTKDTDGNGTVDVYGYGGIFTDLVNGLVMNNGGTIAGESTEGLSSPAVTEVLEFINRIYNVDKSARPWNPDDWNDNLLAWSDGKVMFWTAQAWSLKQEADAAVAEGAELPFEYRVVPYPQGPRGDGKIYSPVSGNWYFIPVGVQEPGKVLQIFEEFMNWHGGDTELRDDPSWFESCFQRLEDVDVAYQTGVNLKLDPWGSLAPNFDFGNSVWTPIAVNKDKTVAQAVEAAKPSLQDALNIFYGN
- a CDS encoding carbohydrate ABC transporter permease; this encodes MKINELALQIKRFNEDTVIINKRSRYVHKLKAILFSVFRFLILLGISYIILGPLVSMISSSFFSPTDVYNPSVFLFPLKPTLENYSLSFMRLGYWKTLGWTLLYTIGLTLIQILITSMAGYGFARFEFPFKRLLFGCVIITIVLPTHTVMLPLYQHFRNWDMLGLVSLFTGSKANLLSSETPMILMTLFGVGLRSGLFIYIFRQFFRGLPKEIEEAAFIDGAGMFYTYSRIMLVNAIPSVVTVTVFSMVWQYNDMFYSRLFSIPSSRNITFRLSTLSATVSFLDEVKDPMVAQLYVYAGVILVLLPILVIYLILQKYFMEGVERSGIVG